One genomic window of Arachis hypogaea cultivar Tifrunner chromosome 8, arahy.Tifrunner.gnm2.J5K5, whole genome shotgun sequence includes the following:
- the LOC112708127 gene encoding bidirectional sugar transporter SWEET12: MAHSPLVFIFGILGNIASFVCFLAPLPTFYRVCKKKSTEGFQSIPYVAALFSAMLWIFYAYVKTGETLLITINAFGCVIETIYLAIFITYCPKKVRMSTLRMILLLNFGGFCTIVLLTHILAKGANRPKLLGWICVVFATSVFAAPLSIIRTVIRTKSVEFLPFPLSLLLFISAIMWLLYGIFLKDIYVTLPNVVGLTFGTVQMVLYAMYRNKKPVQDEKLPEHKAVDIENNIEQSVEDEKKKQKEEEKRDTEKVEVVVKNIEMKETKEEKEKEKNEDSSSQKENNQTEVKDKNDNNNNKS; the protein is encoded by the exons ATGGCACACAGTCCTTTAGTTTTCATCTTTGGAATTCTAG GCAACATTGCTTCCTTTGTATGCTTTCTAGCACCACT aCCAACATTTTATAGAGTATGCAAGAAGAAATCAACAGAAGGATTCCAATCAATTCCATATGTGGCAGCACTCTTCAGTGCAATGCTTTGGATCTTCTATGCCTATGTCAAAACCGGAGAAACTCTTCTTATCACAATCAATGCATTTGGTTGTGTCATTGAGACTATTTACCTTGCCATTTTCATCACTTACTGCCCCAAGAAAGTTAGG ATGTCCACATTGAGGATGATTCTATTATTGAACTTTGGAGGATTTTGCACAATTGTTCTATTAACACATATCCTAGCAAAAGGAGCAAATCGTCCCAAGCTTCTTGGATGGATTTGTGTTGTCTTTGCCACTAGTGTTTTTGCAGCACCTTTGAGCATCATt AGGACGGTTATCCGAACCAAAAGCGTGGAgttccttccttttcctctttctcttcttctctttattagcGCAATCATGTGGCTATTGTACGGCATCTTTCTCAAAGACATCTACGTTACT CTCCCGAACGTTGTGGGGTTAACATTTGGAACGGTTCAAATGGTTCTCTATGCAATGTATCGAAATAAAAAACCGGTTCAAGATGAGAAGCTACCAGAACACAAAGCTGTCGACATTGAAAACAACATCGAACAAAGCGTCGAAGACGAGAAGAAAAAGCAAAAGGAGGAGGAAAAACGCGATACTGAGAAAGTAGAAGTAGTAGTAAAAAACatagaaatgaaagaaacaaaagaagaaaaagaaaaagagaaaaatgaagattcatcatcacaaaaagaaaacaaccaaACAGAAGTTAAGGACAAGAatgacaacaataacaacaagtcATGA
- the LOC112708125 gene encoding mitochondrial import inner membrane translocase subunit TIM8 produces MDLSELNSPEMQKFYSEEQQKAVITETVAKVTSECWDKCITGTPGNKFSSSEASCLSNCAQRFVETNMLIWKRFQSMQ; encoded by the exons ATGGATCTTTCAGAGCTCAATTCACCTGAAATGCAGAAATTCTACTCC gaagaacagcaaaaggccGTGATTACTGAAACAGTGGCTAAGGTTACAAGCGAATGTTGGGACAAATGCATCACGGGTACACCTGGGAATAAATTCAGTTCCAGTGAAGCTTCTTGTCTTTCAAACTGCGCCCAGCGTTTTGTCGAGACGAACATGCTTATCTGGAAAAGGTTTCAGAGCATGCAATGA
- the LOC112708126 gene encoding probable protein S-acyltransferase 6, translating into MHPLQLPAPAPPNSDGDGAGDTSASATAPSSSLIRTYRIWKGSNEFFCCGRFIFGPDIKSIFLTIFLIVAPVAVFCAFVARKLLDDFSHHSGYSIMIIVIIHTIFVLTALLLTSGRDPGIVPRNTRPPEPDVHDWSANVNNEQNQRLSLPRTKDVIINGISVKVKYCDTCMLYRPPRCSHCSVCDNCVERFDHHCPWVGQCIGLRNYRFYYMFVFSATLLCLYIHAFSWVYIIRIKDSEEISIWKAMIKTPASIALIVYSFISVWFVGGLTVLHTYLISTNQSTYENFRYRYDRQLVNPYNKGIAKNFKEVFCTIIPPSKNKFRAKVAIPNDPSGSSQRRGVDYQGPLMRKPPGDLELGRSWPVYNDSEEGGSDSKDELTNDKGSGLTDVSVDLSKIFQTESGERQVASILRHSLCDRSSRKWDMNPEFLDEIHEVGESKRIASDFTEEPSGNGKTECGSIMSENYKDIESKGEKS; encoded by the exons ATGCATCCACTGCAACTTCCGGCGCCGGCGCCGCCGAATTCCGACGGTGACGGTGCCGGAGACACTTCTGCTTCTGCAactgctccttcttcttctctcatcAGAACTTATCGAATCTGGAAAGGCAGTAAT gagtTTTTTTGCTGCGGGAGGTTTATATTTGGACCAGATATAAAGTCTATATTTCTGACAATATTTCTTATTGTGGCCCCTGTTGCTGTATTCTGTGCTTTTGTAGCTAGAAAATTGTTGGACGATTTTTCTCATCACTCAGGATATTCAATAATGATCATAGTTATTATTCACACCATTTTT GTTTTGACCGCCCTTCTACTGACCTCAGGAAGGGATCCTGGCATAGTGCCTCGAAATACTCGTCCTCCAGAACCAGATGTTCATGATTGGAGTGCCAATGTCAACAATGAACAGAATCAAAGGCTAAGTTTGCCTCGAACAAAGGATGTGATCATCAATGGTATATCCGTGAAAGTAAAATATTGTGATACCTGCATGCTCTATAGACCTCCCCGTTGTTCTCATTGTTCAGTATGCGATAACTGTGTTGAGCGATTTGATCATCACTGCCCATGGGTGGGTCAGTGTATTGGATTG CGAAATTATAGGTTCTACTACATGTTTGTCTTCTCTGCAACGCTTCTTTGCTTATACATACATGCATTTAGCTGGGTCTATATTATAAGGATCAAGGATTCTGAGGAGATATCAATCTGGAAAGCAATGATCAAAACTCCTGCTTCAATTGCGCTAATTGTCTACTCTTTCATCTCTGTCTGGTTTGTTGGCGGGCTCACTGTTTTACATACATATCTCATCAGCACAAACCAG TCTACTTATGAAAATTTCAGATACCGATATGACCGACAACTAGTCAATCCGTACAATAAGGGGATAGCCAAGAACTTCAAAGAAGTGTTCTGCACTATAATTCCTCCGTCCAAGAACAAATTCAGAGCTAAGGTTGCAATTCCGAATGATCCATCAGGTTCATCTCAAAGAAGGGGTGTCGATTACCAGGGTCCTCTTATGAGAAAACCACCGGGCGACTTAGAATTAGGAAGGTCATGGCCGGTTTACAATGACTCAGAAGAGGGTGGAAGTGATTCTAAAGATGAACTTACTAATGACAAGGGTAGTGGATTAACCGATGTGTCTGTGGATTTGAGCAAGATATTTCAAACAGAAAGCGGCGAGAGACAAGTTGCTTCGATTCTAAGGCACTCTTTGTGCGACAGAAGCAGCAGAAAGTGGGACATGAATCCAGAATTTCTCGACGAAATCCATGAAGTTGGCGAATCAAAACGCATCGCGAGTGATTTTACTGAAGAGCCTAGTGGCAATGGCAAAACAGAATGTGGCTCCATAATGTCAGAGAATTACAAAGACATAGAATCAAAAGGAGAAAAGAGTTGA